The following are from one region of the Rosettibacter firmus genome:
- a CDS encoding amidase: MKLVLKVFILLLFYGILQSINAQEKITKENVVNAEKIIGLEFTDAERDSMLDALNEQLANYLNIRKIKIDNSIPPAIQFNPVPAGFKINNVQQQISFNDYSYTKLPENPDDLAYYSIGELAYLIKTRKITSTQLTKFFLERLKKFGPKLYSVVTLTEERALEEAKKADEEIAQGKYRGMLHGIPYGVKDLLSTKKYKTTWGAEPYQDQIIDEDATVIKKLHDAGAVLVAKLSLGALAWGDVWFGGMTRNPWDTTKGSSGSSAGSAASVSAGLIPFAIGSETWGSIVSPSTVCGVTGLRPTYGRVSRTGAMALSWSMDKLGIICRYAEDLAIVFDAIRGTDNIDPTIYDAAFNYKPEIDIKKIRVGYLKNDFDSNYPFHKNDSIALLKLKELGVELIPVELPEISTEDLAIILVAEAAAAFDELTRSNKDDLLKRQIKNAWPNVFRASRFIPAVEYINANRIRFMLIQEMKKIFDKVDIYIAPSWKGNNLLTTNLTGHPCVVVPNGFIDKGTPTSFTFIANLFDEERLIAFAKFFQDVTNFHKKHPPLFK; the protein is encoded by the coding sequence ATGAAGTTAGTCTTAAAGGTTTTTATTCTGTTATTATTTTATGGCATACTTCAAAGCATAAATGCTCAAGAAAAGATCACAAAAGAAAATGTAGTTAATGCAGAAAAAATAATTGGGCTTGAATTTACAGATGCAGAACGAGATTCGATGCTTGATGCTTTGAATGAACAATTAGCAAATTATTTAAATATTCGTAAAATCAAAATTGATAATAGTATCCCTCCAGCAATTCAATTTAATCCTGTTCCTGCTGGTTTCAAAATTAACAATGTACAACAACAAATTTCCTTTAATGATTATAGTTATACTAAGCTTCCAGAAAATCCTGATGATTTAGCTTACTATTCAATTGGTGAGCTGGCATATTTAATAAAAACAAGAAAAATCACTTCAACTCAACTTACAAAATTCTTTTTAGAACGATTAAAAAAATTTGGGCCGAAGTTATATAGCGTAGTAACCTTAACAGAAGAACGAGCACTTGAAGAAGCAAAAAAAGCTGATGAAGAAATTGCTCAGGGGAAATATAGAGGGATGTTACATGGTATACCTTATGGAGTGAAAGATTTGTTATCAACAAAAAAATACAAAACCACATGGGGAGCTGAACCATATCAGGATCAAATAATTGACGAAGATGCAACTGTGATAAAAAAATTACACGATGCTGGTGCTGTTTTGGTAGCAAAACTTTCATTAGGTGCATTAGCGTGGGGAGATGTTTGGTTTGGTGGAATGACAAGAAATCCATGGGATACAACAAAAGGTTCCAGTGGTTCTTCAGCTGGTTCAGCAGCTTCGGTTTCTGCAGGTTTAATTCCATTTGCAATTGGATCAGAAACCTGGGGATCAATTGTTTCTCCTTCAACTGTATGTGGTGTAACAGGTTTAAGACCTACGTATGGTAGAGTTAGCCGAACAGGTGCTATGGCTTTAAGCTGGTCGATGGATAAATTAGGAATTATTTGCAGATATGCAGAAGACCTTGCTATTGTGTTTGATGCAATAAGAGGAACTGATAATATTGATCCAACAATTTATGATGCAGCTTTTAATTATAAACCAGAAATTGATATTAAAAAAATTCGAGTTGGTTATTTGAAAAATGATTTTGATAGTAATTATCCATTTCATAAAAATGATTCAATTGCTCTTTTGAAATTAAAGGAACTTGGCGTAGAATTAATTCCTGTTGAATTACCGGAAATTTCTACAGAAGATTTAGCAATAATACTTGTTGCAGAGGCTGCTGCTGCATTTGATGAGCTTACTCGTTCAAATAAAGATGATTTATTAAAAAGACAAATTAAAAATGCATGGCCTAATGTATTTCGTGCGTCTCGATTTATACCTGCTGTAGAATATATTAATGCTAATCGAATTAGATTTATGTTAATTCAAGAGATGAAAAAAATTTTTGATAAAGTTGATATATACATTGCACCATCATGGAAAGGAAATAATTTACTTACTACAAACTTAACTGGACATCCTTGCGTTGTTGTACCTAATGGATTCATTGATAAAGGAACACCAACAAGTTTTACATTTATTGCTAATCTATTTGATGAAGAAAGATTAATAGCTTTCGCAAAATTTTTTCAAGATGTAACAAACTTCCATAAAAAACATCCACCATTATTTAAATAA
- a CDS encoding alpha-mannosidase, with amino-acid sequence MNKKIFFLLIFFHSVLFAQSKIDLLINALDSLSEVSFDNWKYSTDFSLTPEQLSQIDFNDSSWKTAKLNERLQLDSCWFRKIIVIPSFIAGTPVKGRIKFFNSVDDFSYMWINGQFKGKFPWDGEVLLTDNAIPEEKYVILIKAINTGGPLRLIRAKLDFEIQTSTQKLMKNLSLSFKVARKLLSFDTYQTNARVKTDPKIDLSKFDKKEKQKLNTLLQNLASEIDLSGLNNGDTLRFINSVNKVLKKLEPVKKFVKNFTLQFASNAHIDAAWLWRKKETEEVCKRTFSAVMNMFNARPDFTYTQSQAAFYNWMKKDYPDLFDQIKNYVKKGRWEISGGMWVEPDCNLPSGDSWIRQILYGQKFFQDNFGIKARIGWNPDSFGYNWNLPQFMLLGGLDAFITQKIGWNDTNVFPYRLFWWQAPDGSKILTYFPFDYVNTIDNPFQLVDWLRQFEANTGFTKLLVLFGVGDHGGGPSLEMMARIDELKNLFVFPNIEFNTAQNYIDWLRKHDLSKLPIWNDELYLEYHRGTATTQSNIKMWNRKSEVLLTNAEKFSSISQLLTKKDYHPLIKEAWKNVLFNQFHDILPGSGIREIYIDAENDYKESYKLGNFVLKNSLKDIAKKINTSIVTEGKALIVFNPLSWERTDIVKFQLNEGDFNGYEIFDLNGNKIPSQTIQKDLLTREILFIAQNIPALGYRTFVLKQSDLNKNKDEVKIEKDIYKIENELFHIKLNPETGWIKSIYDKRFNKELLADEGNKLQILEDKPSAWDAWNIGLTGIEYPSKFRKAELVENGPVRKVLRCYRDYLKPGVVKEFPTEDFPNSFFVQDIILYDGMDRIDFKTSIEWWENKTMLKVSFPFNVYDTLATYEIPFGFIKRSTTLKAQWDKGKWEVNAQKWADLSDDNFGISLLNRSKYGYDTKGNIMRLSLLRSPQWPDPTADRGNHSFEYSLYPHEKRVEQSETVFKGYEFNYPLLCIAEDLHSGDLPETHSFIQINPENAILTSMKQSEEDANAFLITIYESTGKDSEVELSLPFNPSRVYESNILEENLKEIQFTKNTIRFSLKKNSIKILKVIL; translated from the coding sequence ATGAATAAGAAAATATTTTTCCTGTTAATATTTTTTCATTCAGTTCTATTTGCACAAAGTAAAATTGATCTTTTAATTAATGCTCTTGATTCATTAAGCGAAGTATCATTCGATAACTGGAAATATTCTACTGATTTTTCGTTAACACCTGAACAGTTATCCCAAATTGATTTTAATGACTCCAGCTGGAAAACTGCTAAGCTTAATGAACGCCTTCAGCTTGATTCATGCTGGTTTAGAAAAATTATTGTTATCCCATCTTTTATTGCAGGAACACCTGTTAAAGGAAGAATTAAATTTTTTAATTCTGTTGATGACTTCAGTTACATGTGGATTAATGGTCAATTCAAAGGAAAATTTCCATGGGACGGTGAAGTTTTATTAACTGACAATGCAATTCCAGAAGAAAAATATGTTATACTAATAAAAGCTATTAATACAGGTGGTCCACTTAGATTAATTAGAGCAAAGTTAGATTTTGAAATTCAGACTTCTACACAAAAACTTATGAAGAATCTTTCCTTAAGTTTTAAAGTAGCCCGCAAACTTTTGAGCTTCGATACTTATCAAACAAATGCAAGAGTTAAAACCGATCCTAAAATTGACCTCTCAAAATTTGACAAAAAAGAAAAACAGAAATTAAATACACTTCTTCAAAATCTTGCATCTGAAATTGATTTAAGCGGTTTGAATAATGGCGATACATTAAGATTCATAAATTCTGTTAATAAAGTATTGAAGAAATTAGAACCAGTAAAAAAATTTGTTAAAAATTTTACTTTACAATTTGCTTCAAATGCACACATCGATGCTGCATGGCTATGGAGGAAAAAAGAAACAGAAGAAGTTTGCAAAAGAACATTTTCTGCAGTTATGAATATGTTTAATGCACGACCAGATTTTACTTACACACAAAGTCAAGCTGCATTTTATAACTGGATGAAGAAAGATTATCCAGACTTATTTGATCAAATAAAAAATTATGTTAAGAAAGGAAGATGGGAAATTTCTGGCGGTATGTGGGTTGAACCAGATTGCAATTTGCCCAGCGGTGATTCATGGATACGACAAATATTGTATGGTCAAAAATTCTTTCAAGATAATTTTGGAATTAAAGCACGAATTGGCTGGAATCCAGATTCTTTTGGTTATAATTGGAATCTACCTCAATTTATGTTACTGGGTGGATTGGATGCATTCATTACTCAAAAAATTGGCTGGAACGATACAAATGTTTTTCCTTATAGATTGTTCTGGTGGCAAGCACCTGATGGTTCAAAAATACTTACTTATTTCCCATTCGATTATGTTAATACAATTGATAATCCTTTTCAGTTAGTTGATTGGTTACGACAATTTGAAGCAAATACTGGTTTCACAAAATTACTCGTATTATTTGGTGTTGGAGATCATGGTGGAGGACCTTCTCTTGAAATGATGGCAAGAATTGATGAATTAAAAAATTTATTTGTGTTTCCTAATATTGAATTTAATACTGCTCAAAATTATATCGACTGGTTGAGAAAACATGATCTATCTAAACTTCCAATCTGGAATGATGAACTTTATCTCGAATATCATCGGGGCACAGCAACCACTCAATCAAATATTAAAATGTGGAATCGCAAAAGTGAAGTATTGCTAACCAATGCAGAAAAATTTTCTTCTATCTCTCAATTATTAACTAAAAAAGATTATCATCCATTAATTAAAGAAGCGTGGAAAAATGTATTGTTCAATCAATTTCATGATATTCTTCCTGGTTCAGGTATACGAGAAATTTATATTGATGCAGAAAATGATTATAAAGAATCTTATAAACTTGGCAATTTTGTTCTGAAGAATTCTCTAAAAGATATTGCTAAGAAAATTAATACTTCTATTGTAACTGAAGGTAAAGCATTAATTGTATTTAATCCTCTTAGCTGGGAAAGAACTGATATTGTAAAATTTCAACTTAATGAAGGTGATTTTAATGGTTATGAAATTTTTGATTTGAATGGTAATAAAATTCCATCTCAAACAATTCAGAAAGATTTGTTAACACGAGAGATTTTGTTTATTGCACAAAATATACCTGCGCTTGGTTATAGAACATTTGTTTTAAAACAATCTGATTTGAATAAAAACAAAGATGAAGTGAAAATTGAAAAAGACATTTATAAAATAGAAAATGAGCTATTCCATATAAAACTTAATCCAGAAACTGGATGGATAAAAAGTATTTATGATAAAAGATTTAATAAAGAATTACTTGCAGACGAAGGAAATAAACTTCAAATTCTTGAAGATAAACCATCAGCATGGGATGCCTGGAATATTGGTTTAACTGGAATTGAGTATCCATCTAAATTTAGAAAAGCTGAACTGGTAGAAAATGGTCCTGTAAGAAAAGTATTAAGATGCTATAGGGATTATTTGAAACCTGGAGTTGTTAAAGAATTTCCTACTGAAGATTTTCCAAATTCATTTTTTGTTCAGGATATTATTTTATATGATGGAATGGATAGAATTGATTTTAAAACCAGTATTGAATGGTGGGAAAATAAAACAATGCTAAAAGTTTCATTCCCATTTAATGTTTACGATACTTTAGCTACTTATGAAATTCCTTTTGGATTTATTAAACGATCAACAACTTTGAAAGCTCAATGGGATAAAGGGAAATGGGAAGTTAATGCTCAGAAATGGGCTGATTTATCAGATGATAATTTTGGTATTAGTTTATTGAATCGCTCAAAATATGGATATGATACAAAAGGAAATATTATGCGATTATCTTTGCTTCGTTCTCCTCAATGGCCGGACCCAACAGCAGATAGAGGAAATCATTCATTTGAATATTCACTTTATCCTCATGAAAAAAGAGTTGAACAGAGCGAAACAGTTTTCAAAGGATATGAATTTAATTATCCACTTCTTTGTATTGCAGAAGATTTGCATTCGGGCGATTTACCAGAAACACATTCATTTATTCAAATAAATCCTGAGAATGCAATTTTAACTTCAATGAAACAATCAGAAGAAGATGCAAATGCATTTTTAATTACAATCTACGAATCTACTGGAAAAGATAGTGAAGTAGAATTAAGCTTACCTTTTAATCCATCTCGAGTTTATGAATCAAATATACTCGAGGAAAATTTGAAAGAAATTCAGTTTACAAAAAATACTATCAGATTTTCTTTGAAAAAGAATTCTATAAAAATTTTGAAAGTTATTTTATAA
- a CDS encoding sodium:solute symporter family protein: MVQFQFLDWFWVIAFLLVTISLGVAFYRLGKRSEADFFLAGRGLPWWLPASSVYATHTATDTPIWVTGVIYKYGVAGLWYTFFSAWCAISAFVSTRIFRRSLAYTQAEWNTLRFHGLGAEMLRGWISGWQVFMNMFILGWVGIAMGKVCNYLFGWELWIGLVVFSSLCAIYVLAAGYWGVIMADFQQGIIAFLMILLVSIWGIIAAGGPFEIQNKLIAMGQSWRLNPFAFTGWFEGDFPVAWFITMMIIAILGGFGMGTSIDWYVEAQRIQSAKSVRDASYSIWWGTALVLTRNAIWAAAVLAFFVMFPNISSQAEYELGWLRLGFESLPTGLIGFFFAALIAIHVSTIASHLNLGAMYFTRDLYLHYFKPTASEKELVWVGRIATLILLLGSFFYGLMMEDITSWLIFALWLMAAGIWLPNILQVVWWRFNAWGYLSAWIANLGLSWLVVWILPHWGVLPHLADYQQFWLLMILGAIIFIPVTLLTKPEPMEHLVKYYVQARPIGWWGPVKREAQRLGLLVHIENNSGGNK; encoded by the coding sequence ATGGTTCAATTTCAATTCCTTGATTGGTTCTGGGTTATTGCATTTCTTTTAGTAACTATTAGTCTGGGAGTAGCATTTTATAGACTTGGTAAACGTTCTGAGGCAGATTTTTTTCTTGCAGGGAGAGGATTACCATGGTGGTTGCCAGCTTCTTCTGTTTATGCTACTCATACTGCTACAGATACTCCAATCTGGGTTACAGGTGTAATATACAAATATGGAGTTGCAGGACTCTGGTATACTTTCTTTTCTGCCTGGTGTGCAATTAGTGCTTTTGTTTCCACAAGAATTTTTAGACGCTCGCTTGCTTATACTCAAGCAGAATGGAATACCTTGAGATTTCATGGACTTGGAGCTGAAATGTTAAGAGGTTGGATTTCTGGCTGGCAGGTTTTTATGAATATGTTTATTCTTGGCTGGGTTGGAATTGCAATGGGAAAAGTTTGTAATTACTTATTTGGTTGGGAATTATGGATAGGTCTTGTTGTTTTTTCTTCTTTGTGTGCTATTTATGTATTAGCTGCTGGTTATTGGGGTGTGATAATGGCAGATTTTCAACAGGGTATTATTGCATTTTTAATGATCTTGTTAGTATCAATTTGGGGAATTATTGCTGCTGGAGGTCCATTCGAAATTCAAAACAAATTAATTGCTATGGGCCAATCGTGGAGACTTAATCCATTTGCTTTTACTGGCTGGTTCGAAGGTGATTTCCCGGTTGCATGGTTTATAACAATGATGATTATTGCTATTCTTGGTGGATTTGGAATGGGAACAAGTATAGATTGGTATGTCGAAGCTCAAAGAATTCAAAGTGCTAAATCTGTAAGAGATGCAAGTTATAGTATATGGTGGGGAACTGCACTTGTGCTTACTCGAAATGCTATATGGGCTGCAGCTGTTCTGGCTTTTTTTGTTATGTTTCCTAATATTTCATCTCAAGCAGAATATGAACTTGGCTGGTTGAGATTAGGATTTGAATCCTTACCAACTGGATTAATTGGATTTTTCTTTGCAGCTTTAATTGCAATTCATGTTTCAACAATAGCTTCTCATCTTAATCTTGGTGCAATGTATTTTACACGAGATCTTTATTTACATTATTTCAAACCAACTGCTTCAGAAAAAGAACTTGTTTGGGTCGGAAGAATTGCTACTCTAATTTTATTACTTGGCTCTTTCTTCTATGGTTTAATGATGGAAGATATAACCTCATGGCTAATTTTTGCATTATGGCTTATGGCTGCAGGAATATGGTTACCTAATATTTTACAGGTTGTCTGGTGGCGTTTTAATGCATGGGGTTATTTATCTGCCTGGATAGCTAATCTCGGTTTAAGCTGGCTGGTTGTTTGGATTTTACCTCATTGGGGTGTTTTACCTCATTTAGCAGACTATCAACAATTCTGGCTTTTAATGATTCTTGGAGCAATTATTTTTATTCCGGTTACTCTTTTAACCAAACCAGAACCAATGGAACATCTTGTAAAATATTATGTTCAGGCAAGACCTATTGGATGGTGGGGACCGGTTAAAAGAGAAGCACAAAGACTTGGTCTATTAGTTCATATTGAAAATAATAGTGGAGGTAATAAATGA
- a CDS encoding ligand-binding sensor domain-containing protein, translating into MLSEILYSQVLDTSKLFTQYVVDQWTTKEGLPQNSAYSIIQTKDGFIWFGTEEGFVKFDGIRFTIYNPDNIEEMKNSLVVNIIEDSKGNLWVGTFDGLLKYSEKEIKLYTSKDGLMNSMIRSLYEDEYGRIWVGTSTGLNYFENNKIKKFNEASFLDNQIIYRIIGNKNGKIYLATQNSGVVIIDYSKKNNFVITVVDKNKGLSSNYVRALHLSNNGLLVGTDKGLDLIVNAQVKNYNLKNALYGLQIMDIIEDESKILYLATQKGICRIVNNKIDFYTFQNNLENNLILDLFIDKEENLWVGSYNNGLYRIRDGNFTTYSLEEGLKERFIRAITQNSKGIWVASSSGYISLINNKEIKNFFLNRNDNSIVQTMYALGDSIWIGTRTGLYLFYNNRTKKYCDFSIASIFRDSKNRLLIGSGDRGLFELKAGKLISLSKDDKSSRLGIRFITENINNTYYFGTVGQGLIKYDGNNYTYYTEEDGLPSNLIYSVYSDLKGNLWMTASGGGIVHYDGKKFTKITKRNGLPTNEIQTITEDNLGNFWCGYNNGIFKVSKSNLEKFVKGKVDTIHVEIFNTNDGMKNSECNGGYMWTTFKDNTGKIWFATIDGVTFVNPAKLKYSSFIPPVHVTRVLADFQPVELKPIIKTTAGINILRFDYIAPSFIEPRKLKYRYILEGFENKWHEFSNRRFVIYYNLEPGEYKFRVKVSNYYNQWNNKEATVKVIIPPYFYQTTIFKIFAPLFFIGLVFVIIKWKLSKQEALNEKLENLVRKRTEELNDEIIKREKAQNELKEYAAELEKVNSTKDKFISILSHDLRNPINSISSISEFLHNNRKELTDEELDDMLLQIRNSSLTLYNLIENLLEWSRIQTKKLEYVFHNFDITESIKNSISVVDIFAKQKGINITCNCKDGIIVLADKTSIESVLMNLLSNAIKFSYPKGDILVKVKENENYAEVTIQDFGIGIDQEDINKIFSLDSKFTKLGTTGEKGTGLGLILCKEHIIKNGGKLWIESQLNKGTTVYFTIPLAK; encoded by the coding sequence TTGCTCTCCGAAATTTTATATTCTCAGGTTTTAGATACCTCGAAATTATTTACACAATATGTTGTAGATCAATGGACTACAAAAGAAGGCTTACCTCAAAATTCTGCTTATAGTATAATTCAAACAAAAGATGGTTTTATTTGGTTTGGTACAGAAGAAGGTTTTGTTAAGTTTGATGGAATTAGGTTTACTATTTATAATCCAGATAATATTGAGGAAATGAAGAATTCACTTGTTGTAAATATAATTGAAGATAGTAAAGGAAATTTATGGGTTGGTACATTCGATGGCTTACTGAAGTATTCAGAGAAAGAAATAAAACTATATACATCAAAAGATGGTCTTATGAATAGTATGATAAGATCACTGTATGAAGATGAGTATGGAAGAATATGGGTGGGGACATCAACAGGATTAAATTATTTTGAAAATAATAAAATAAAGAAATTTAATGAGGCATCATTTCTTGATAATCAAATTATCTATAGAATTATTGGAAATAAAAATGGTAAAATTTATTTAGCCACTCAAAATTCTGGTGTTGTAATTATTGACTATTCTAAAAAGAATAATTTTGTAATCACAGTAGTTGACAAAAATAAAGGGTTATCAAGTAATTATGTTCGTGCTTTACATTTGAGTAATAATGGATTGTTAGTGGGTACTGATAAAGGATTGGATTTAATTGTTAATGCTCAAGTAAAAAATTATAATTTAAAAAACGCTCTTTATGGTTTGCAGATAATGGATATTATTGAAGATGAAAGCAAAATTCTATATCTGGCTACACAAAAAGGAATTTGTAGAATTGTTAATAATAAAATTGATTTTTATACATTCCAAAATAATTTGGAAAATAATTTAATACTTGACCTATTTATCGATAAGGAAGAAAACTTGTGGGTAGGAAGTTATAATAATGGATTATATAGAATTCGTGATGGTAATTTTACAACATACTCCTTAGAAGAAGGATTAAAAGAAAGATTTATAAGAGCAATAACACAAAATTCAAAAGGCATCTGGGTTGCTTCCTCAAGTGGATACATATCACTTATTAATAATAAAGAAATAAAAAATTTCTTCCTTAACAGAAATGATAATTCAATAGTACAAACAATGTATGCTTTGGGTGATAGCATCTGGATTGGTACGAGAACTGGTTTATATCTTTTCTATAACAATAGAACAAAAAAATATTGTGATTTCTCAATAGCATCAATATTTCGTGATTCAAAGAATAGATTATTGATTGGAAGTGGTGATAGAGGATTATTTGAATTAAAAGCAGGGAAATTAATTAGTCTTAGTAAAGATGATAAATCTTCAAGATTGGGAATTAGATTTATTACAGAAAATATTAATAATACATACTATTTCGGTACAGTTGGTCAGGGATTAATAAAGTATGATGGAAATAATTATACTTATTATACAGAAGAAGATGGTCTTCCAAGCAATTTAATTTATTCTGTTTATTCTGATCTCAAAGGTAATTTATGGATGACAGCAAGTGGTGGTGGTATTGTTCATTATGATGGTAAAAAGTTTACGAAAATCACAAAAAGAAATGGATTGCCAACAAATGAAATACAAACAATAACAGAGGATAATTTGGGGAATTTCTGGTGTGGTTATAATAATGGGATTTTCAAAGTTTCAAAATCCAATTTAGAAAAATTTGTTAAGGGAAAGGTTGATACTATACATGTAGAAATTTTTAATACAAATGATGGAATGAAAAACTCTGAATGTAATGGTGGTTATATGTGGACTACTTTTAAAGATAATACTGGCAAAATATGGTTTGCTACTATTGATGGGGTTACTTTTGTTAATCCAGCTAAATTGAAATATAGTAGTTTTATTCCACCTGTTCATGTTACACGTGTTTTGGCTGATTTTCAACCTGTTGAATTAAAACCAATTATTAAAACAACTGCTGGGATTAATATACTTCGCTTTGATTACATTGCACCTTCTTTTATTGAACCAAGAAAATTAAAATATAGATATATACTTGAAGGATTTGAAAATAAATGGCATGAATTTTCTAATAGAAGATTTGTAATTTACTATAATCTTGAACCTGGAGAATATAAGTTCAGAGTAAAAGTATCTAATTATTATAATCAATGGAACAATAAAGAAGCTACTGTAAAAGTTATAATACCACCTTATTTTTATCAAACAACTATTTTTAAGATTTTCGCACCATTATTTTTTATTGGACTTGTATTTGTAATAATAAAATGGAAATTAAGTAAGCAAGAAGCATTAAATGAAAAGCTTGAGAATTTAGTAAGAAAAAGAACAGAAGAATTAAATGATGAAATAATTAAAAGAGAAAAAGCACAAAATGAATTAAAAGAATATGCAGCTGAACTTGAAAAAGTAAACAGTACAAAAGATAAGTTCATATCCATACTTTCTCACGATTTAAGAAATCCTATAAATTCTATATCATCAATTTCAGAATTTCTACACAATAATAGAAAAGAACTTACAGATGAAGAATTAGATGATATGTTATTACAAATTAGAAATTCTTCGTTAACTCTTTATAATTTAATTGAGAACCTTCTGGAGTGGTCTCGTATTCAAACAAAAAAATTAGAATATGTATTTCATAATTTTGATATTACTGAAAGCATAAAAAATTCAATTTCGGTTGTAGACATTTTTGCTAAACAAAAGGGAATAAATATAACTTGTAATTGCAAGGATGGTATAATTGTTCTTGCAGATAAAACATCGATAGAATCTGTTTTAATGAATTTGTTATCAAATGCAATTAAATTTTCTTATCCCAAAGGTGACATTTTAGTAAAAGTAAAAGAAAATGAAAATTATGCTGAAGTAACAATTCAAGATTTTGGAATTGGAATTGATCAAGAAGATATTAATAAAATATTTTCTCTTGATTCAAAATTTACTAAGCTTGGAACAACAGGCGAAAAAGGGACTGGTCTGGGATTGATACTATGTAAAGAACATATTATTAAAAATGGTGGAAAACTCTGGATCGAAAGCCAATTAAATAAAGGAACAACTGTCTATTTCACTATTCCTTTAGCAAAATGA
- a CDS encoding HAD family hydrolase, producing the protein MLIKNYKHIIWDWNGTILNDIDLSLNIINNILKERNLNTLTKNSYRELFTIPVKNYYEKLGFDFNKESFEEIGKIWIEEYEKRKYECSLYNGIEIVLKKIKDSGIEQSILSAYSQHTLEEMVDYFSLRKYFKYIVGLDNIYAASKLHLGIDLMKKLKNGKGETLMIGDTLHDYEVATEIGADCILVAEGHQSKDILIKSGVKVINNILELIEFD; encoded by the coding sequence ATGTTAATTAAAAATTATAAACATATTATCTGGGACTGGAACGGTACAATATTAAATGACATAGACTTAAGCTTGAATATCATCAACAATATACTTAAAGAAAGAAATCTTAACACTCTCACAAAAAACAGTTACAGAGAACTTTTTACAATTCCTGTTAAAAACTATTATGAAAAATTAGGTTTTGATTTTAATAAAGAATCCTTCGAAGAAATTGGTAAAATCTGGATTGAAGAATATGAAAAAAGAAAATATGAATGCTCACTTTACAATGGGATTGAAATTGTACTAAAAAAAATTAAAGATTCAGGAATCGAGCAATCAATACTTTCAGCTTATTCTCAGCATACACTCGAAGAAATGGTAGATTATTTTAGTCTGAGAAAATACTTCAAATACATTGTAGGATTGGATAATATTTATGCAGCAAGCAAATTACATCTTGGAATAGATTTGATGAAAAAACTTAAAAATGGAAAAGGCGAAACGTTAATGATAGGTGATACACTTCATGATTATGAAGTTGCCACAGAAATAGGTGCAGATTGTATATTAGTTGCAGAAGGTCATCAAAGTAAAGATATTCTAATAAAAAGCGGTGTAAAAGTTATTAATAATATTTTAGAATTAATTGAGTTTGACTAA
- a CDS encoding M23 family metallopeptidase translates to MKHQKFSYIFIFFLAISNILSQEIKFYGEAKAGGIIIGQGKNIKAARLNEKPLIVDKSGTFIFGFDRNAKGSFTLNIKLTNKKTLKYEYEIEKRDYGEQSLVIQKKYIRPPKRELKRIKNETRIIKTARKKIGKVKTALYSAGFSYPLDSIKVTGNFGVQRILNNEPHNIHNGVDFEGAEGDSVYAITDGIVRLAGENFYYNGNFVLLDHGQGLSSIYLHLSKIFVKKNQKVKKGELIGLVGSTGRSTSPHLHLGVQWFNKRIDPMSLFDIKELN, encoded by the coding sequence ATGAAACATCAAAAGTTTTCTTATATATTTATTTTCTTTTTGGCTATATCGAATATATTATCTCAAGAAATAAAATTTTATGGTGAAGCAAAAGCTGGTGGAATAATTATTGGGCAGGGCAAAAATATAAAAGCAGCAAGACTTAATGAAAAGCCTTTAATAGTTGATAAGTCTGGTACTTTTATATTTGGATTCGATAGAAATGCAAAGGGAAGTTTTACTCTTAATATAAAATTGACAAATAAAAAAACTTTAAAATATGAATATGAGATAGAAAAGAGAGATTACGGAGAGCAAAGTTTGGTAATTCAAAAAAAATATATCCGACCGCCTAAAAGGGAACTAAAGAGAATTAAAAATGAAACCAGGATAATTAAAACAGCTCGTAAAAAAATTGGGAAAGTAAAAACTGCTTTATACTCTGCTGGTTTTAGCTATCCACTCGATTCAATTAAAGTTACAGGAAATTTTGGAGTTCAAAGAATTCTTAATAATGAACCGCATAATATTCATAATGGAGTGGACTTTGAGGGTGCAGAAGGTGATTCTGTTTATGCAATTACAGATGGAATAGTAAGATTAGCTGGAGAAAATTTTTATTATAATGGAAATTTTGTTTTGCTTGATCATGGTCAGGGATTAAGTAGTATTTATTTACATTTAAGTAAAATTTTTGTTAAGAAGAATCAAAAAGTTAAAAAGGGAGAATTAATAGGATTGGTTGGTTCAACCGGAAGATCTACAAGTCCTCATCTTCATCTTGGAGTTCAATGGTTTAATAAAAGAATTGATCCTATGAGTTTGTTTGATATAAAAGAATTGAATTAA